The Thermococcus sp. region AACGTACTTTATCTTCTTCGCTAGTTCTGTCTTCATGTTGACCCCGCGGACGAACTCAAGCTCCATCGCGTCCAGTCCTAGGTTTCTTACATGGGTTATGCCGTCTATGGTCGAGCGCTTGGAGGTCGAGAGCGGAATTCCAGCCGTTCCAAAGCGCAGTCTGTCAACTTTGAGCATTATCACCACCCAAAAGAATTAGGTGGACCTAATTTATAAGCCTACCGCTCGATGTTCGTCCCGACTGCCTTCTCCAGTTTCTTTATCTCATCCTCAAGCTCTCTTTCGAGGTGTTCCAACCGGTTCTTCAGCTTCTTTAGTTCCTTTCCTTTTTCGTCCATCAGGGATTTTATCCTACGTATCTCATCTTCTATGGAGGCGCTCCCCGCTAGTATGTCCTCCCTGTGGTTCTCGATTTCTTCCAGTTTCTTCTTCTCATAGTTTAACTCTTCCACCTTTCTCGGAAGATTCTCAAGGAGCCATCTAGCGGCCTTTCTCTGCTTTGGATCCAGTTTTGGTTCAATCTTCCTAACAAAACGTAGAAATTTCTCTGGTTCCCTGAGAGCGATTGAGCTGTCATGGACGAGTTCCTCCGCTATTTCTTCACCAAGGCGCATCCTCTTAACCGGCTTCTGGAGTTTTGATGCCTTCGAGCGCACTTCCATCTCGGTACCCTTGACTTTTAAGCGGAGGGCTTTTGCTTCCCTCTCGATCTCTTCCAGCCCTGACTCGTGGTAGAACTCCTCAAGGGCAATCTCGGCCTCACTAAGACGCCTTTTCAGCTTCCTAAGTTCTTCCTCTGTTCGTTTGATATCCTCACGCGTTTTCTCTATTTCTCCCATGATTTCCTCCACGTTCACCTCTTCAAGTCCTTTCTCGGCAAGCTCATTGTAGTAGTCCATATACTCCTCGTTCAGCTCCTTCAGAAGGCGGTTTATTGCGTAGACGTCCTTCTCGAAGATTATCAGGAGGTACTTCCCGTGCCCCACGTGGAGTTTTGCGAGGTCAGGAAGGCGCTTTCCAAGGCTCTCCATATCGTTGATGCCGTTCAAAGCATTTCTGAGGGCAGTTACGTAGTTCCTCCGCTCTGCTGTTACTATCTTTCTTATGTTGCCGTCCACATCCTTTGGAATATCCCTGCGCTCAAGAGTATCTATCCTCCTTATGAGTTCTTTAATCAGCTTCTCCATCCTTTTGTTGTGTTTCCTCTCGACCCCTTCCCGCTCTTTAGTGGCTTTTCTCTTTCTCTTCTCGTACTCTTTAAGCGCTTGTTCCAGCCTCAACTTTCTCCCATCCCCTTACTTTTCCCCTCATATAAGCTCCGACTAAAACCGCAACACCCACGTCTAGGAGGGCCATCACCATCTCTGTGAAGACTTGTACGTTGGAGAGCGTCAGCATGGCCATCGCGTACCTCGTGGTCAGATCTATCGTCACCCACATCGCGGGCATCATGATGAGTGCTGAAACCTGATACCAGATGTGATAATCCTTCCTCAAGTATGACTGTATAATCTTGCCGCTTATCATAACGGCGATCCCTACTATTAAGGATGCATTGAGGGCGTTTAGGTAAATTAGTGTCGCTAGGAGTGGTGTTCCCGGGTAGCTGCCTATTAACTCCAATGAATACTGTTCGAGGCGGAAGTAGGAGTTTATAGCCCCTCCCGCGATTATCAGGGAACCGGCTATGATAGATATCACAAAGACGAACTGCCTTGCCATCGTCTCCCTGACTTTGAGGTGGAAGCCCTTCGTGAAGAAGTAGCCGCCGATAATGAAGAGTATCGCACCGGTTATTGTGGCGGAGATGATCTTGATGCTCTCCGGATACCAGACTCCTATAAGTTTTGCTATTCCGTAGAAGAGCAGTATCATCCCTGGGATTCCGAGTAATACCTTCGCTACCTCAGGATCACTTAGAATCTCCCTCATATAACGGTAGAGGATGTAGTAAGTCGTCTCTATGCCCTCATTTTGCTTGACCACGATGCGGTGGGAGCTTATTATCGGCACCTTTGAGGCTATTATGGGAAATATCTGCTCGTCCTCGGCACCATCTGTGACCGTTATGACCCCGTCTGCCGGAAACCCCTCGAGAACCTCCTCCAGCTGTCTCGCCAGCTCCATGTCGCTCTTTACTCCGACCTTTGGGTGTCCGGTTATGAGGGCAACCTCTACTTTATCAAACTCACCGCTTCCCCTGAGTTCGTCGTGGAGCTTAACCGCAGCGTAGACAACGTTCGCATCGCTGTCCTCCGGGTCGGCGAGGCTCAGCTTTAAAGCCGCATCTATGCATGCCTCTCTCCCCACCACCGGGCCGGGAACGTTAGCCTTCTTTCCAAAATCGTCGTCGCGGTCTATGGCTAAAACTAGGGCCTTGATATCAACCACCCCTCACTTTCTCCATGACGGATTTCACCTTATCCTCCATCTTTCGCTCCTTATCGCGTCTGTCGTCGATCCTGACTGTAGTCGAGACCCTCTCCGCGCCGAGTTTGAACATCAGCTCGTGCACTTCCCCTATCAGAGCGAACGCGTCCTTCACGGTCGGGGTCTCTATTATCGTTGACATCGGGGTCAGTTGATACTTAACACCCTTACTCTCTAAAAGCTTTACTACCTCTGCAACGTACCTGCTCAAGCTCTTCTCACCGAGGGGCACAATGATGAACTCGGCGATGACCATTTTCGACACCCGACTTAACCTAGCTCGGCAATCTTTTAAGCGTTGCGGGAAAAGTAAATAACTTTCGGAGGTATCTCTCTATGGGT contains the following coding sequences:
- a CDS encoding MTH1187 family thiamine-binding protein; this translates as MVIAEFIIVPLGEKSLSRYVAEVVKLLESKGVKYQLTPMSTIIETPTVKDAFALIGEVHELMFKLGAERVSTTVRIDDRRDKERKMEDKVKSVMEKVRGG
- a CDS encoding DUF373 family protein; translation: MVDIKALVLAIDRDDDFGKKANVPGPVVGREACIDAALKLSLADPEDSDANVVYAAVKLHDELRGSGEFDKVEVALITGHPKVGVKSDMELARQLEEVLEGFPADGVITVTDGAEDEQIFPIIASKVPIISSHRIVVKQNEGIETTYYILYRYMREILSDPEVAKVLLGIPGMILLFYGIAKLIGVWYPESIKIISATITGAILFIIGGYFFTKGFHLKVRETMARQFVFVISIIAGSLIIAGGAINSYFRLEQYSLELIGSYPGTPLLATLIYLNALNASLIVGIAVMISGKIIQSYLRKDYHIWYQVSALIMMPAMWVTIDLTTRYAMAMLTLSNVQVFTEMVMALLDVGVAVLVGAYMRGKVRGWEKVEAGTSA